The Terriglobus tenax genome contains a region encoding:
- a CDS encoding DUF1059 domain-containing protein, with product MKRFACGDVVPGCLKVFHADSVERILDGVAQHAREDHGMTEIPASLVEAVKQKVTDSSVNG from the coding sequence ATGAAGCGATTTGCCTGCGGCGATGTGGTGCCCGGCTGTCTGAAGGTCTTCCATGCCGATAGCGTGGAAAGGATACTTGACGGGGTTGCACAGCACGCCCGCGAGGATCACGGTATGACGGAGATCCCCGCATCGCTGGTGGAAGCCGTAAAGCAGAAGGTGACTGATTCGTCGGTGAACGGCTAA
- a CDS encoding EAL domain-containing protein produces the protein MYINLARREEQRRTILGILDGDIPFGFHFQPIADLERGVVAGYEALSRFPEEVSARPGQVFQSASEIGRRADLESLVVRAALTERHKLPPNCFLTVNAGPSLLMSRQWQYLLKDIGHLGGTVIEITEDEPIHDYAIFRRRLEQIREAGGHIAVDDTGAGYASLKHVMELRPNFIKLDRFFVGGCNKEAARSSLIEMMGTMASRMDAWIIAEGVETAAELDELLHLGVPLAQGYYLGKPDPVMHPLPLQHGDMIRTRTQALAQCNLASATEACFSCVDEVAAENYLAQNAETRLVVVVDEHSRPVKLLERHPLAGMRMVLRPLRAVKKSDIRDVLGRCLARVTEERYDPVAVVSDEGVFEGIAMMERMVKAVLESESLPGIRSAELRTLLGHPDTAARFLRN, from the coding sequence ATGTATATCAACCTTGCCAGGCGCGAGGAACAGCGGCGCACGATTCTTGGCATCCTGGACGGCGATATTCCCTTCGGCTTTCACTTCCAGCCGATTGCCGACCTGGAGCGCGGGGTGGTGGCCGGATACGAGGCGCTGTCGCGTTTTCCTGAAGAGGTCTCGGCACGGCCGGGCCAGGTTTTTCAAAGCGCCAGCGAGATTGGCCGCCGCGCGGACCTGGAGAGCCTTGTAGTGCGGGCTGCTCTGACGGAGCGGCATAAGCTGCCGCCGAACTGCTTTCTGACGGTCAATGCCGGGCCTTCCCTGCTGATGTCGCGGCAGTGGCAGTACCTTCTGAAAGACATTGGGCATCTGGGTGGCACGGTGATTGAGATTACCGAGGATGAGCCGATTCACGACTACGCCATTTTTCGCCGCCGGCTGGAGCAGATTCGGGAAGCGGGCGGGCACATTGCCGTGGACGACACCGGCGCCGGATACGCCAGCCTGAAGCATGTGATGGAGCTCCGCCCCAACTTTATTAAGCTGGACCGGTTTTTTGTGGGCGGCTGCAATAAAGAAGCGGCGCGGTCGTCGCTGATTGAGATGATGGGCACCATGGCCAGCCGTATGGACGCCTGGATTATTGCCGAGGGCGTGGAGACGGCGGCTGAACTGGACGAGTTACTGCACCTCGGTGTTCCTCTGGCGCAGGGCTACTACCTGGGGAAGCCGGACCCTGTAATGCACCCGCTGCCGTTGCAACACGGCGACATGATTCGCACCCGGACGCAGGCGCTGGCGCAGTGCAATCTAGCCAGCGCAACCGAGGCTTGTTTCTCCTGTGTGGATGAGGTGGCCGCCGAGAATTACCTGGCGCAGAACGCGGAGACGAGGCTGGTGGTGGTGGTGGATGAGCACAGCCGCCCGGTCAAGCTGCTGGAGCGTCATCCCCTGGCCGGAATGCGGATGGTGCTTCGCCCCCTGCGTGCGGTGAAGAAAAGCGATATCCGCGATGTGCTGGGCCGGTGCCTGGCCAGGGTGACGGAAGAGCGCTATGACCCGGTCGCGGTGGTCAGCGACGAGGGCGTTTTCGAGGGGATTGCCATGATGGAACGAATGGTCAAGGCCGTACTGGAGTCGGAGAGTCTGCCGGGAATCCGCTCGGCGGAGCTGCGGACGCTGCTGGGACATCCCGACACGGCGGCGCGGTTTCTTCGAAATTGA
- the yajC gene encoding preprotein translocase subunit YajC, with amino-acid sequence MTVFAPAPAVILQSAQGSSLVTMLPIVLMIAVFYFLLILPNQKKQKKWQKMLGELKAGDRVTTTSGIKGTILSVKDDVLILRVAPDNLKLEFAKSAIASVTTGEEEK; translated from the coding sequence TTGACTGTATTCGCACCTGCTCCAGCCGTGATTTTGCAGTCTGCCCAGGGATCTTCCCTGGTGACCATGCTGCCCATCGTTTTGATGATTGCCGTCTTCTATTTTCTTCTGATTCTTCCGAACCAGAAGAAGCAGAAGAAGTGGCAGAAGATGCTGGGCGAGTTGAAGGCCGGTGACCGTGTAACCACCACGAGCGGCATCAAGGGCACCATCCTGTCGGTGAAGGACGACGTGCTGATTCTGCGCGTAGCTCCCGACAACCTGAAGCTCGAGTTTGCCAAGAGCGCGATTGCCAGCGTGACGACGGGCGAGGAAGAAAAGTAG
- the secD gene encoding protein translocase subunit SecD: MQKKLAGRTGIIIATLVVFTYFIFFGAGLPKKGSIKELLTNSIHLGLDLKGGTHLVLQVHVAEAVAAQTDSDAVRLQSDLAKAGVLGAQVSKLDPTKVDVINIAGVPLSDSSKASTVVNGTSYSATYDVASVPNGYTLTMKQQSRKEMEATVLQTSIETIRTRVDSLGVAEPVIQQYGLGDNQILIELPGVDNADQVHNAIQSTARLEIHEVVGGPAATEADALQTLGGSLPPDAIIVKGASSVTAAGNSDMFYVLKRVAIVSGTDFRGAQPVRDPNTGTSQTSFNLTTGAGERFYEFTSANVGKAIAVVLENRVRSVASIKSAIRDSGVIEGLSPDEAKNLSLLLRTGSLPASISYLDTLTVGPSLGAASIQHGVYAAIAGMLVVMLFMLIYYRGAGINADLALILNLVILLGFMGLTGSTLTLPGIAGVILTIGMGVDSNVLIFERIREELHLGRAPSAAVQNGFAHAWITIIDTHVTTIVSAAILFLFGTGPVRGFAVTLTFGLLANIFTAVFVSRTIFDAILNRKQRGEALSI, translated from the coding sequence ATGCAGAAGAAGCTCGCCGGACGGACCGGCATTATTATTGCGACCCTTGTGGTCTTCACCTACTTCATTTTCTTCGGTGCCGGATTGCCGAAGAAGGGCAGCATCAAAGAGCTGCTGACCAACAGCATCCACCTGGGCCTGGACCTTAAGGGTGGTACCCACCTGGTGCTGCAGGTTCACGTGGCCGAGGCTGTTGCGGCACAGACCGACTCCGATGCTGTTCGCCTGCAGAGCGACCTGGCCAAGGCCGGCGTTCTGGGCGCGCAGGTCTCCAAGCTGGACCCCACCAAGGTCGACGTCATTAATATTGCTGGCGTTCCACTTTCTGACAGCTCCAAGGCGAGCACGGTGGTGAACGGTACCTCCTACTCGGCGACCTACGATGTTGCGTCGGTGCCAAACGGCTACACGCTGACGATGAAGCAGCAGTCGCGCAAGGAGATGGAGGCTACCGTCCTTCAGACCTCCATCGAGACCATCCGCACGCGCGTGGACTCGCTGGGTGTTGCCGAGCCGGTGATCCAGCAGTATGGCCTGGGCGACAACCAGATCCTGATTGAACTGCCGGGCGTGGACAACGCCGACCAGGTTCACAACGCCATCCAGTCGACCGCGCGTCTTGAGATTCACGAAGTGGTGGGCGGCCCGGCTGCCACCGAGGCCGATGCCCTGCAGACGCTGGGCGGCTCGCTTCCTCCGGATGCCATTATTGTTAAGGGCGCAAGCTCGGTGACCGCCGCCGGCAACTCGGACATGTTCTATGTGCTGAAGCGCGTGGCGATCGTCTCCGGTACGGACTTCCGCGGAGCGCAACCGGTACGCGACCCGAACACGGGAACCTCGCAGACCAGCTTCAACCTGACGACGGGCGCCGGTGAGCGCTTCTACGAGTTCACGAGCGCGAACGTCGGCAAGGCGATTGCCGTGGTTCTCGAGAACCGCGTCCGCTCGGTGGCCAGCATCAAGAGCGCCATCCGCGACTCGGGCGTGATCGAGGGTCTGTCGCCGGATGAGGCGAAGAATCTCTCCCTGCTGCTGCGCACGGGTTCTCTGCCGGCTTCGATCTCCTACCTGGACACGCTGACGGTCGGCCCGTCGCTGGGTGCGGCTTCGATTCAGCATGGTGTGTATGCGGCGATCGCCGGCATGCTGGTCGTCATGCTGTTCATGCTGATCTACTACCGCGGTGCGGGGATCAATGCCGACCTGGCACTGATCCTGAACCTGGTCATCCTGCTGGGCTTCATGGGCCTGACCGGATCGACGCTGACGCTGCCCGGTATCGCCGGTGTGATTCTGACTATCGGTATGGGCGTCGACTCGAACGTGCTGATCTTTGAGCGCATCCGTGAAGAACTGCACCTGGGCCGCGCGCCCAGCGCCGCAGTGCAGAACGGCTTTGCGCATGCGTGGATCACCATTATTGATACGCACGTGACGACGATCGTCTCGGCAGCCATCCTGTTCCTGTTCGGCACCGGCCCGGTGCGCGGCTTTGCCGTGACCCTGACCTTTGGTCTGCTGGCCAACATTTTTACCGCGGTTTTCGTTTCGCGCACCATCTTTGACGCGATCCTCAACCGCAAGCAGCGCGGCGAAGCGCTTTCGATCTAA
- the secF gene encoding protein translocase subunit SecF has product MELFRDINIDWLSKKWYLLAFSLVFSVSGIFSMLFWHGIPYGVDFKGGTQVHVSFDSQPNEDHIRSAFDAAGIKDAKIQSVKGDVGARPEVLVSLPEKSDAVGFNARAAVLGAMQSNFHDGGFKVESSQTIGPTAGEQLRHQALFATLYSLLGMLIYLWFRFELIYGVAAVVAVFHDTLITIGAFSLTNQEITLTVVAAILTLVGYSMNDTIVVFDRIRENLATSRRESLSVVVNKSINQTLSRTLLTSGLTFLTVLCLYVFGGEVLRGFSFALVVGILIGTYSSIAVAAPMLVAYQDWRLSKGKSASLPGGKRA; this is encoded by the coding sequence GTGGAACTGTTTCGCGACATTAATATCGACTGGCTGAGCAAGAAGTGGTACCTGCTCGCCTTCTCTCTTGTTTTCTCGGTCTCCGGCATCTTCAGCATGCTGTTCTGGCACGGGATTCCGTATGGTGTGGACTTCAAGGGTGGCACGCAGGTGCACGTCAGCTTTGACTCCCAGCCGAACGAAGACCATATCCGCTCTGCTTTTGACGCTGCCGGGATTAAGGATGCCAAGATCCAGTCGGTGAAGGGGGATGTAGGCGCCCGTCCCGAGGTGCTGGTATCTCTTCCCGAAAAGAGCGATGCGGTCGGGTTCAACGCGCGCGCGGCTGTACTGGGAGCGATGCAGAGCAACTTCCATGACGGCGGCTTCAAGGTGGAGAGCTCGCAGACTATCGGACCGACGGCTGGGGAGCAACTCCGCCACCAGGCGCTGTTTGCCACGCTGTATTCCCTGCTGGGTATGCTCATCTACCTGTGGTTCCGCTTTGAGCTGATCTATGGTGTTGCGGCTGTGGTTGCGGTCTTCCATGACACGCTGATCACCATCGGCGCCTTCAGCCTGACCAACCAGGAGATTACGCTGACCGTGGTTGCGGCCATCCTGACGCTGGTCGGTTACTCGATGAACGATACGATCGTGGTCTTTGACCGTATCCGCGAGAACCTGGCGACCAGCCGCCGCGAAAGCCTGTCCGTGGTGGTCAACAAGAGCATCAACCAGACCCTGAGCCGGACGCTTCTGACTTCGGGCCTGACCTTCCTGACGGTGCTCTGCCTGTACGTGTTCGGCGGCGAGGTGCTGCGCGGCTTCAGCTTTGCGCTGGTGGTGGGCATTCTGATCGGTACGTATTCGTCGATCGCCGTTGCGGCGCCGATGCTGGTGGCGTACCAGGACTGGCGTCTTTCGAAGGGCAAGTCGGCTTCGCTTCCTGGTGGGAAGCGGGCCTAA
- a CDS encoding energy transducer TonB, with amino-acid sequence MFEDSLMESGGKIKSKSSYWMIATFGFNAVIIALMILIPLLYPEALPKTAMTAMLSAPPPPPPPPPPPPPAQVVKPIKIVSELDQGLHAPTKIPKDIKMVKEEAAPPPQVAGVAGMAGMGGGSGSGIAGGVLGGIGTAPAPVVKVAPPKGPTRVSAGVMAGQILVKTNPVYPPIARAAHVQGSVVLHAVISKTGAIQGLAVVSGPEMLRNAAMEAVQQWKYKPYLLNGEPTEVDTTITVNFTMGT; translated from the coding sequence ATGTTTGAAGATTCGTTGATGGAGTCCGGCGGCAAGATCAAGTCCAAGTCCAGCTATTGGATGATCGCCACCTTTGGGTTTAACGCAGTCATCATCGCCTTGATGATTCTGATTCCGCTGCTGTATCCCGAAGCGCTGCCAAAGACGGCTATGACGGCGATGCTCAGCGCGCCGCCGCCGCCGCCGCCGCCACCACCCCCGCCGCCGCCGGCGCAGGTGGTCAAGCCGATCAAGATCGTGAGCGAGCTGGACCAGGGTCTGCACGCTCCGACCAAGATCCCCAAGGACATCAAGATGGTGAAGGAAGAAGCTGCTCCTCCGCCGCAGGTTGCCGGTGTTGCCGGCATGGCGGGCATGGGTGGTGGCTCGGGTAGCGGTATTGCCGGTGGTGTTCTCGGCGGTATCGGTACGGCTCCTGCACCTGTGGTCAAGGTTGCTCCTCCCAAGGGACCGACCCGCGTATCGGCCGGTGTAATGGCTGGCCAGATCTTGGTGAAGACCAACCCGGTCTATCCTCCGATCGCACGCGCGGCTCACGTTCAGGGTTCGGTGGTTCTGCACGCCGTGATCTCGAAGACGGGCGCTATCCAGGGCCTGGCTGTTGTCAGCGGACCTGAGATGCTGCGCAACGCCGCCATGGAAGCTGTACAGCAGTGGAAGTACAAGCCTTACCTGCTGAACGGCGAACCGACCGAGGTTGACACCACGATCACCGTCAACTTCACGATGGGTACCTAG
- a CDS encoding MotA/TolQ/ExbB proton channel family protein, translating to MILAHLATFAPHSLGMFLQEGQVSFSLMGLWSNMGLLAKAVAIILFIMSIWSLAVIIDRALYFSAARKQSREFAPKVAGALKDGRLDEAIKIADRNKKSHLAEVVTAGLQEFRSFGSGGAITEAQIESAKRALERSEAIVHAKLKRGLGGLATIGSTAPFIGLFGTVVGILNAFQQIATQKTSGIGAVAGGISEALVTTAFGLLVAIPAVMCFNFFTGKVESFDVEMDNSSSELVDYFIKQSHR from the coding sequence GTGATTCTCGCTCATCTCGCAACTTTCGCCCCCCACAGCCTCGGAATGTTTCTGCAGGAAGGTCAGGTCAGCTTTTCGCTCATGGGCCTGTGGAGCAACATGGGCCTGCTGGCGAAGGCCGTCGCCATCATCCTGTTCATTATGTCGATCTGGTCGCTGGCAGTGATCATCGATCGCGCGCTGTACTTCTCGGCTGCTCGTAAGCAGTCCCGTGAGTTCGCGCCCAAGGTTGCCGGCGCGCTGAAGGATGGCCGCCTGGATGAGGCGATCAAGATCGCCGACCGTAACAAGAAGTCGCACCTTGCTGAGGTTGTGACGGCTGGTCTGCAGGAGTTCCGTTCGTTCGGTTCCGGCGGCGCCATCACCGAGGCTCAGATCGAGTCTGCCAAGCGCGCTCTGGAGCGTTCTGAGGCGATCGTTCACGCCAAGCTGAAGCGCGGTCTGGGTGGCCTGGCCACCATCGGTTCGACGGCTCCGTTTATCGGACTGTTCGGAACGGTAGTCGGTATTCTTAACGCCTTCCAGCAGATCGCTACGCAGAAGACCTCTGGTATCGGCGCAGTCGCTGGCGGTATCTCGGAAGCTCTGGTAACGACCGCGTTCGGTCTGCTCGTAGCTATCCCTGCCGTTATGTGCTTCAACTTCTTCACGGGCAAGGTTGAGTCCTTTGACGTGGAGATGGACAACAGCTCCTCGGAGCTGGTGGACTACTTCATCAAGCAGTCGCACCGCTAA
- a CDS encoding ExbD/TolR family protein, producing the protein MGLATRNEGAAVNSNINVTPMVDVMLVLLIIFMVITPMLNNKVNVDLPKATAAVIMEDANKEDSVVVAVTRDGKVFLGGDQVTLDDMGAKISAKLENKTDKHVYLRGDARANYGKVMDAIDGVRSAGVSELGLLTEKTEDQ; encoded by the coding sequence ATGGGACTGGCAACAAGGAACGAGGGCGCGGCGGTAAACAGCAACATCAACGTTACGCCGATGGTGGACGTGATGCTGGTACTGCTGATCATCTTCATGGTGATCACGCCCATGCTGAACAACAAGGTCAACGTTGACCTGCCGAAGGCCACGGCCGCGGTCATCATGGAAGACGCCAACAAGGAAGACTCGGTTGTGGTCGCTGTGACTCGCGACGGCAAGGTCTTTCTGGGTGGCGACCAGGTGACACTGGACGATATGGGCGCGAAGATCTCGGCCAAGCTGGAGAACAAGACGGATAAGCACGTCTATCTCCGTGGCGATGCGCGCGCGAACTACGGCAAGGTCATGGATGCTATCGACGGTGTTCGCTCGGCCGGCGTCAGCGAGCTTGGTCTGCTGACCGAAAAGACCGAAGACCAGTAA
- a CDS encoding ExbD/TolR family protein — MGMSSGGGGGMSSEINVTPMIDILLVLLIIFMVIQPTAVHGLDTLVPQPPKNKNQPEPNNDRTIVVQVLSNNGGKPAYKINDSDFAKEGLLPKLQEIYSTRAEKVMFVKGDKDLDFQYVAEIIGLGKEAGVDNVGIITPRVEAGQ, encoded by the coding sequence ATGGGAATGAGTAGTGGTGGCGGCGGAGGGATGTCCTCCGAGATCAACGTAACGCCCATGATCGACATTCTGCTGGTGCTGCTGATCATCTTCATGGTCATCCAGCCCACGGCAGTTCACGGTCTGGACACGCTGGTACCCCAGCCCCCCAAGAATAAGAACCAGCCCGAACCGAATAACGATCGCACCATTGTGGTTCAGGTGCTTTCGAACAACGGTGGCAAGCCGGCTTATAAGATCAACGATTCGGACTTCGCGAAGGAAGGCCTGCTGCCCAAGCTGCAGGAGATCTACTCCACGCGCGCCGAAAAGGTGATGTTCGTGAAGGGCGACAAGGACCTGGACTTCCAGTACGTGGCCGAGATCATCGGTCTTGGCAAGGAAGCCGGCGTGGATAACGTTGGTATTATCACGCCTCGCGTCGAGGCTGGACAGTAA
- a CDS encoding biopolymer transporter ExbD, which yields MRLPFRGSYMAFTAGTHGTTAEINVTPLIDVLLVLLIIFMVIAPVPSHGLGAGVPQAGPGAEQDRTPSPIVVQVSYRDDGAAGYAINQQQQAGLEELGRSLATALSPRQNRMVFLQADARLDLREVVRVVNTVRLTGASGIALLTRKDCNLAGC from the coding sequence TTGCGACTTCCCTTTCGAGGTTCGTACATGGCATTCACAGCAGGAACACACGGCACCACCGCAGAGATCAATGTCACGCCGCTGATTGATGTTCTTCTCGTTCTTCTGATTATTTTTATGGTCATTGCACCTGTGCCGAGCCATGGTCTTGGCGCAGGTGTACCGCAGGCAGGGCCGGGTGCTGAGCAGGATCGAACCCCGTCGCCGATCGTAGTTCAGGTGTCTTATCGTGACGATGGCGCGGCAGGATATGCCATCAACCAGCAGCAGCAGGCTGGCCTGGAAGAGCTGGGCAGATCGCTTGCAACTGCACTTAGCCCGAGGCAGAACCGGATGGTGTTTCTGCAGGCTGACGCTCGTCTGGACTTGCGCGAAGTCGTTCGTGTGGTCAATACTGTCCGCCTCACGGGAGCATCGGGAATTGCTTTATTAACACGGAAAGATTGCAACCTGGCGGGCTGCTGA
- a CDS encoding tetratricopeptide repeat protein: protein MKFQLRVPATAALLLVTLLSATGCNRLKARDQLTKGIASFKGAKYEDAINHFQQALDYDPSYDVARLYLATTLASQVVPNLETPENLKTAQRAMDGFQQILAKDPKDKTALQQMASISFNTKKFDDAKNYQKKVIEVDPAAAEAYYTIGVIDWMQAYKNATTILAADGLTDGGDGNPKKSKDACAKLQAQNSPLVNEGLEYLQKAVDNNATYEEAMTYLNLTYRRKADLECGDDAARKADLDKAQQWSDKAMGARKENERKKEEKNKGGVTM from the coding sequence ATGAAATTCCAGCTACGTGTTCCGGCAACGGCCGCACTTCTCCTGGTTACGCTTCTCTCGGCCACCGGATGCAACCGTCTGAAGGCCCGCGACCAGCTTACGAAGGGCATCGCATCCTTCAAGGGCGCGAAGTACGAAGACGCTATTAATCATTTCCAGCAGGCCCTGGACTACGATCCGAGCTATGACGTGGCGCGCCTTTATCTCGCCACCACGCTGGCCTCGCAGGTCGTGCCTAATCTTGAGACGCCTGAGAACCTGAAAACGGCACAACGCGCGATGGATGGTTTCCAGCAAATTCTTGCCAAGGACCCGAAGGACAAGACTGCTCTGCAGCAGATGGCCTCCATCAGCTTCAATACCAAGAAGTTTGACGACGCCAAGAATTATCAGAAGAAGGTCATTGAGGTCGATCCGGCCGCCGCTGAGGCGTATTACACGATCGGCGTTATCGACTGGATGCAGGCGTACAAGAACGCCACCACGATTCTGGCTGCCGACGGCCTGACCGACGGCGGCGATGGCAACCCGAAGAAGAGCAAGGATGCCTGCGCCAAGCTGCAGGCTCAGAACTCTCCGCTGGTGAACGAAGGTCTGGAGTATCTGCAGAAGGCCGTTGACAACAACGCGACCTACGAAGAGGCCATGACCTACCTGAACCTGACCTACCGCCGTAAGGCTGACCTGGAGTGCGGCGACGACGCTGCCCGCAAGGCCGACCTGGACAAGGCTCAGCAGTGGAGCGACAAGGCTATGGGCGCCCGTAAGGAAAACGAGCGCAAGAAGGAAGAGAAGAACAAGGGCGGCGTAACGATGTAG
- a CDS encoding HIT family protein: MDRLWTPWRYAYITKSGPSQRKGIPEALNAYPDDQGCVFCNLIASVDYAIGQGMPVDEAERHGHVVVRGKFHYVALNAFPYTSGHVMVVPYLHTDALAKLAVESAHELITMAQQVERTIRATYRPDGLNFGLNLGEAAGAGVAAHLHLHGLPRWVGDNNFMPVLAETRILPEDLDVTWQRLRQAFRVLEADEAKSGNEASNL; this comes from the coding sequence ATGGATCGGCTCTGGACCCCTTGGCGGTATGCGTACATCACGAAATCCGGCCCTTCGCAGCGCAAGGGCATTCCGGAAGCTCTGAATGCTTATCCGGATGACCAGGGCTGCGTCTTCTGCAACCTGATTGCGTCAGTGGACTATGCGATTGGGCAGGGCATGCCGGTGGACGAGGCGGAGCGCCATGGGCATGTGGTGGTTCGCGGAAAGTTCCATTACGTGGCGCTGAACGCATTTCCGTATACCAGCGGACACGTAATGGTGGTACCGTATCTGCACACGGACGCCCTGGCGAAGCTTGCCGTGGAATCGGCACATGAGCTGATCACCATGGCGCAGCAGGTGGAGCGGACGATTCGTGCGACCTACCGGCCGGACGGGCTGAATTTTGGCTTGAACCTGGGCGAAGCTGCCGGGGCCGGCGTGGCGGCACACCTGCACCTGCATGGATTGCCGCGCTGGGTAGGCGATAACAACTTCATGCCCGTGCTGGCGGAGACGCGCATTCTGCCTGAGGATCTGGATGTGACCTGGCAGCGTCTGCGGCAGGCTTTCCGGGTTTTGGAAGCCGATGAAGCCAAATCGGGAAATGAAGCGTCGAATCTGTGA
- a CDS encoding nuclear transport factor 2 family protein, with the protein MKTCFKLAVASLAVLASLAAHAQVFRQVGMAPVNGVRRIATGNKPNAHRQIEALEQQWRQAQLKCDTDTLGKLMSEDYIGISANGMVQTKQQMVDRVMTRKINITRMDVDDLKVKIINGSTAVVTSQVDVDGEMDGRSMHGKYLYTRVYARQAGGAWKVVNFEATRIRPNLQQASAK; encoded by the coding sequence ATGAAGACATGTTTCAAACTCGCCGTAGCATCCCTGGCCGTGCTGGCTTCATTGGCAGCGCACGCGCAGGTTTTCCGGCAGGTTGGCATGGCTCCGGTCAACGGCGTGCGGCGCATTGCCACCGGCAATAAACCCAATGCCCACCGCCAGATTGAAGCGCTGGAGCAACAGTGGCGCCAGGCTCAACTCAAGTGCGACACCGACACGCTGGGTAAGCTGATGTCCGAGGACTACATCGGCATCTCCGCCAACGGCATGGTGCAGACCAAGCAGCAGATGGTCGATCGCGTGATGACACGCAAAATTAACATCACCCGCATGGATGTGGACGACCTGAAGGTCAAGATCATCAACGGCAGCACCGCCGTCGTCACCTCGCAGGTGGACGTGGATGGCGAGATGGATGGCCGCTCAATGCACGGCAAGTACCTGTATACCCGGGTGTATGCCCGCCAGGCCGGTGGTGCCTGGAAGGTTGTGAACTTTGAGGCGACTCGCATCCGTCCGAACCTGCAGCAGGCATCGGCCAAGTAA
- a CDS encoding adenylosuccinate synthase — MSSLKQSAVVLGAQWGDEGKGKIVDVLSEKFQVVARYAGGHNAGHTVIIEGKKYVLHLIPCGVLRPDCIGVIGNGVVLDPAAFLTEVKMLKETGLPVDGQLFVSDRAQVILPYHRMIELAAENAPGRTKIGTTSRGIGPAYEDKMHRNGLRVIDLLNPALLRTHIINACHEKNSIAHALWGTEPLNPTKIYEEYARYAEQVAPYVVDTASLLNASLKQGKRLMFEGAQGALLDIDHGTYPFVTSSSATAGGAVIGTGVGPTAIGTVIGVTKAYVTRVGEGPFPTEIHGEMGEELRKRGNEYGASTGRPRRCGWMDLPMLRYSNMINGTEWLVVTKMDVLDSLTEIPVCTGYKLDGKLVDTVPADIRGLESLEPVYTTLPGWAESTEGIVEFDKLPKKAQDYLRFLEKESGAKIGMVSTGPDREQTMTLPAFAAEVVG; from the coding sequence GTGTCTTCTTTAAAGCAATCAGCAGTAGTACTAGGCGCCCAGTGGGGCGATGAGGGCAAGGGCAAGATCGTCGACGTCCTCTCAGAGAAGTTTCAGGTCGTTGCCCGGTACGCCGGCGGGCACAACGCCGGGCACACCGTCATCATTGAGGGCAAAAAGTACGTCCTCCACCTGATCCCCTGCGGCGTCCTCCGCCCGGACTGCATCGGCGTCATCGGCAACGGAGTCGTCCTCGACCCCGCCGCCTTCCTCACCGAGGTCAAAATGCTGAAGGAGACCGGCCTGCCCGTCGATGGACAGCTCTTCGTCTCCGACCGCGCCCAGGTCATCCTGCCCTACCACCGCATGATCGAGCTCGCCGCGGAGAACGCCCCCGGCCGCACCAAGATCGGCACCACCAGCCGCGGCATCGGCCCCGCCTATGAAGACAAGATGCACCGCAACGGCCTGCGCGTCATCGACCTGCTGAACCCCGCCCTGCTGCGCACGCACATCATCAACGCCTGCCACGAGAAGAACTCCATCGCGCACGCGCTGTGGGGAACCGAGCCGCTGAACCCCACCAAGATCTACGAGGAGTACGCCCGCTACGCCGAGCAGGTGGCTCCCTACGTGGTGGACACCGCCAGCCTGCTGAACGCCAGCCTGAAGCAGGGCAAGCGCCTGATGTTTGAAGGCGCGCAGGGTGCCCTGCTGGACATTGACCACGGCACCTACCCGTTCGTCACCAGCTCCTCCGCCACGGCCGGCGGAGCCGTCATCGGCACCGGCGTCGGACCCACGGCCATCGGCACCGTCATCGGCGTCACCAAGGCCTACGTCACCCGCGTAGGCGAGGGCCCGTTCCCCACCGAGATCCACGGCGAAATGGGCGAGGAGCTGCGCAAGCGCGGCAACGAGTACGGCGCCAGCACAGGCCGCCCGCGCCGCTGCGGATGGATGGACCTGCCCATGCTCCGCTACAGCAACATGATCAACGGAACGGAGTGGCTGGTCGTCACCAAGATGGACGTCCTCGACTCCCTGACCGAGATTCCCGTCTGCACCGGCTACAAGCTCGACGGCAAGCTCGTCGACACCGTCCCGGCCGATATCCGCGGCCTGGAATCGCTTGAGCCCGTCTACACCACGCTGCCCGGCTGGGCGGAGTCGACCGAGGGCATCGTCGAGTTCGACAAGCTGCCGAAGAAGGCGCAGGACTATCTCCGCTTCCTCGAGAAGGAATCCGGCGCAAAGATCGGCATGGTCTCCACCGGCCCGGACCGCGAGCAGACCATGACCCTGCCGGCGTTTGCCGCCGAGGTCGTCGGCTAA